The following is a genomic window from Hyphomicrobiales bacterium.
AATGCCGCGCCGACCGCAGACGGCTTCGGTCGGATAAATCTCCTATAACCGCACGGTTGATCCCATTTCTATCTGAATAGCGCTGGATGGGTGACTGCGGCATCGGTTTACAGGCAGTCGATCTGCGCAATAGCTCTCTGTCGCCAACAACCCTCATTCCAAGCGTGAGCAAAAGTTTCGCAAATTCTGCGCACAAATCTCTTGACGAGTATACGGGTATACCAAATGTTGCAGGCAGAGTTGCTCGCCGGGAGGCGCTGAGCAGCGCGACAGCGCTCTTATCCGTAGGCGTACGCAGATAGCCGATTCAATCTGCATAAAATAGAAACTGAGGGGTTCACAGTATGGCATACTCGAAATCGAGGGCTTGGCGCGGGCAAACACGCGCAATGAACGGAGGGGTCTGCAGAACCGGCATTCTCGGCGTTGCGACGGCGGCCGGGCTGATGTTGACCGGCGCCGCACTCGCGCAGCAAACCCCACCCAAGGCGGGCGGAACCGTCATCATCGGGATGACCGAGCCGGTGAACGTCAACCCCGACCTGTCCACCAACTATCCCAACCAGCTTGTCGGCTGCATGATCTACGAAGGGTTGGTTCAAGTCTCGCGCGACGCCACGATCGAGCCGCTGCTTGCAGAATCCTGGAACGTTTCGGAAGATGGCAAGACCTATTCCTTCAAACTGAAGAAAACTAATTGGCAAGACGGCAAGCCATTCACATCTGCTGACGTGAAGTTCACGATCGAGAAGATTTCGTCGAAGTTCGCACCGGTGTTCGCGTCGGCCGCCAGCGTGATCTCCGGCATCGAAACGCCCGACGAGCGCACCGTTATCTTTAAGTTGAAGGAATCTTTCGGCCCCTTTCTGATGTCGCTGGCTTGCCCGCAGGGCGGGGCCATCATGCCGGCTCATCTTTTCCACGGCAGCGAAAACGACCCTGCCAAGAACGCCGCCAGCTCCACGGCTCCCGTGGGAACGGGTCCGTTCAAGCTGACCGAATGGAAGCGCGGCGATTTCCTGCGGCTCCAAGCCAACCGCGATTACCACGTCAAGGATCGTCCCTACCTTCGCGAGGTGATCATCCGGCACATCCCGCAAGCCACGTCGCGTCTCCAGGCGTTGCGCGCGAGCGAAATCGACTTCGTTCCCGGCTATTTCGTGCCGCCAAGCGATTACGGCGTGGTGAGCGGCACCAAGGGGCTGAAGCTTGAAAATTCGGGCTTTGCTCCCGGAGCCAAGATGCTCTTCCTCAACACGACGGTTGAGCCGCTCAACCGAAAGGAAGTGCGCCACGCTCTGATGCGGGCGACCGACCGTGCGTTTCTGTATAAGAACGTGTGGTTTAATACGGGCGGCATAGGTCGCATGCCCTTCACAAGCAAAATCGAATGGGCAGCGGACAAGGAGATCGACTACGCCACCCAATATCCATTCGATATCGAGGCCGCCAAAACCGCGCTCGACAAAGCGAATTTGCCGGTCGGCGCGGATGGTACCCGCTTCAAGCTGACTTTTGTTTACAATCCCGAGTATGGCGACGTGGCGCAGGCTGCCCAGGCGATCAAAAGCATGTGGTCGCAGGTCGGCGTCGATGTGAGGCTGATCGCGGTTGAGGGTTCGGCCTATGGCGAGCGGATCTTCACACAAAAGAACTACGACATGACGATGATCGGCTACACCAGCTATGGCGATCCGGCCCTTGGCGTTGCTCGGATCTTCGTGAGCGGCGCAATCGGCCAGCCTTTCGGCAACGCTTCGCTTTACAGCAATTCGGGCGTGGACGATCTGTTTCAGCGCGGTCGCTCGGCGAGCGATCTGAAACAACGAGGCATCTTCTACAAGCAGGTCCAGAAAATCCTGGCTGACGAGCTACCGGTTCTAACGCTGCAGGAATACCAGCACGAGGATGCCGCGCGTTCCGCCTTGAAAGACGTCTGGGGTGGCCAGGGCTATGGCCGCTGGAGCAACGCCTGGCTCGACGAGTAGGCCACTGGCGATTTCGACGGCTGCGCTAGGCCGGCCTTAGTGGGCATCACCGAGCGCGGTCCCCGGCCACAATATCTGCCGATCCACCCACGACGAACCGGCCTGCCTGTCGTGGCATCTCCTCGCACGCCTCGACGTCCATCGACCTGTCCCGGAGTTGGGCTTATGCAAACCAACACGTCTTCGACTGCCGCCATCGAGATGCCGCCGCGCGGCCGTATCGCACAATTTGGCGCCTCGCTCGGCGGCTTCCTCCTGCGCCGCCTTCTATGGGCTATCCCGGTGATCCTGGCGATCATCGTGTTTAACTTCATCCTCACCCGGCTGGCGCCTGGCGACCCGCTGACTGCGATCATCGGCGAGTATCCGGTTCCGCCCGATTATGCGGCCCGGATCCGGGCCGAACTCGGTCTCGACCAGCCGATCCTCTTGCAGCTTCTCCAGTATCTGGCCCGTCTGCTGCGGGGCGATTTCGGCTATTCCTTCGCCAATCGCGAAGCCGTGCTGCCGATTATTCTCAACCGTTCGGCGAACACGCTGACCTTGATGATCCCCGGCTTGATTTTTGCCTCGGCTCTGGGAATCCTGTTCGCGCGGCTTTCGCTCAAGCTCCGCCGTCGCTCGGCCGACGGCCTACTGACGGCGCTTTCCCTGTTCGGCTTTTCCGTGCCGGTATTCTGGTTCGGCCAAATTCTGATCCTGTTGTTTGCGGTCGAGCTGGCCTGGTTTCCTGCCCAGGGCATGTTTTCCATGCGCACGCGGCTTTCACCGCCCATGGATTTCCTCAGCCATTGGGCCCTGCCAGGGTTCGTGATCACGATTTATTACGCAGCTATCGTGGCCCGCGTCGCGCAGGCTTCGATGAAGGAAGCGGTGACCGGCGATTTCGTGATGACGGCCATGTCCAAAGGCGCGAGCGAACGCCGCGTGTTCTGGCGGCACGTTTTTCCAAACGCCCTGATCCCCATCGCTTCGGTGATCGGAAACAATTTCGGCTTGGCGCTGACGGGCGCGATCCTCGTCGAGACAGTGTTTGCCTGGCCCGGTGTCGGCAGTCTGTTCATGCAGGCCATCGTGTCGCGGGACTACCCGACCATGCAGGGCATTTTCATCCTCGCAGGCACGGCCGTCGTTTTGTCCAACATCCTGACCGACCTGCTCTACAGCATCATCGATCCGAGGGTTCACCAATGATCGCCGCACTCTCTCTCAACCGTACAGTGCTGCGGCTGTCGGTTTCGCTCACCGCTCTTGCCAGCATCGGCGTGATCCTGCTGCTCATCGCGACCGCGACGCTCGGCGGGTCCTTCTTCTCATCATCCGACATCAACATCTCGCCGTCCGCACTTGCCGCTCCGTCCGAGGCCCATCCGATGGGCACGGACGAGTTGGGCCGCGATGTGCTCGCCATGATCGTTCATGGCGCACGAGTGTCGCTTTACGTCGGCTTCTCCGCTGCCTTCGTGGCCACCGTGCTCGGCTCGCTGATCGGCGCCCTGGCCGGCTTCTACGGCGGCAAAGTCGACATGGCGGTGATGCGCATCACGGAAATATTCCAGTCGCTGCCGAATTTCGTTCTGGCGGCACTGGTGGTGGCGATGCTGGGCGCGGGCGAAAGCCGGGTGATCATCGTGATCGCGGCGCTGGCCTGGCCGCAGACGGCCCGGCTCATGCGCTCCGAGGTGCTGCGGGTGAAGCAGCGCGACTTCGTCAACGCAGCGCGTTGCCTCGGCAAGTCGGAAGCAACGATCCTGCTCAAGGAGATCATTCCGAACTGCCTGGCCACCGTCGCCGCGCTCGGAACGCTGATCATCGCAGAAGCGATCCTGCTTGAAGCCTCGCTGAGCTTCTTCGGCCTGACCGATCCCGACACGATCAGCTGGGGCGCGTTGCTGACCTCGGGCCAGCGCTTCATCTACCAGGCGTGGTGGCTGTCCGTGTTTCCGGGTCTCGCGATCTTCATCACGGTGCTTGCCTTCAACCTGTTCGGAGAGTCGCTGCGCCAAGCGCTCGATCCCAAGGGCTGATGAGGGCATGACCATGCTGCAAAAAAACCCAACAGCCTCTTCCGACATGCTGCTCAGCCTTTCGGATCTGACGGTGGAATACCATGTCGGCCAGCGCCACGTTCAGGCGATCACCGATGCGTTCGTCGAAGTCGGTCGGGGCGAAGGCGTCGGCATTGTCGGAGAATCCGGCTCCGGTAAATCAACGCTCGTGCGAGTGTTGACGGGACTGCTGCCCTCGCAGGCGCGGATCACGTCGGGACGCATGAGCTTCGACGGCGCCACGGTCCATCCCAACGATATGCGGGCGCTGCAAAAGCTGCGCGGCCGAGGCATGGCGATGATCTTTCAGGATCCTCTCAGCTTCCTCAACCCGCTGCTCAGCATCGGCAGCCAGATTTCCGAAGCGGTGATGCTGAACCATCCCGAGGAAAACCGAAAGCGGCGCGTATGCGAATTGCTCGACATGGTGCATCTGCCTCTGCGCTGCATCGACTCTTATCCGCATGAACTTTCCGGCGGGATGCGCCAGCGCGCCTTGATCGCGATCGCGCTGGCATGCCGCCCCAAGCTCCTGATCGCCGACGAGCCCACCACGGCACTTGACGTCACCACGCAGGCGGAGATCCTCGCACTGCTCAAGGAGATCCGGCGCGAGATCGGCATGTCCGTGCTGTTGATCAGTCACGACATGGGCGTGGTCTCGGCGCTGTGCGACCACATCTACGTCATGTATCGTGGGAACACGATCGAGACTGGTACGCAAGCCGACGTGCTGCTGCGGCCAAGCCATGGCTATACGCGCGCGCTCATCTATGCGGCGCGATCCATGAAGGGGCCCGATGGCCGCTTCCTGACCTTGAAGGATCCGACGCTGGATCCGGCTGAGGAAACCGCGCCCGTCGCCGAGCTCGAAGGGGTGCGGTCGAGCATCGAGGCGATTGACGCGGAGGCCGCGGAGCTGAAGGCGGCCAAGCCGATTTCCACGGCACGGCCCGTCGCGAGGCTCGTCCGCGATGCTCCTATTCTTGAGATCAAGGACGCCTCGCGTACGTACCGGCTCAAGAACGGGGAGAAGGTGGCGGCGCTGAAGCCGACCAACCTGACGATCCGCCCCGGCGAGATCGTGGCGTTGGTTGGCGAGAGCGGCTCGGGGAAGAGCACGCTCGCCAAGATCGCCCTGTCCCTGGAGCAGCCTGATTCCGGCGACGTGATCCTGGCCGGGACATCTGCCCGGCAATTGTCGACAGCGGAACTGCGCCGGCGCCGGCTGGAGGTTCAGCCCGTTTTCCAGGATCCGTCGGCGGCCTTCAACCCGCGTCGCTCGGTCGCCGAGGCCTTGAAGGAAGCCGTCCGCTGCCGGGCCGATCGTCCGACCGACCCGAGCGCCGCCGCAATCGAGGCGCTCGAACGCGTCGGCCTCGCACCCGGAGAAGCTTACCTGAAGCGTTTTCCGCACGAGCTATCGGGCGGCCAGCGCCAAAGGCTCGGCCTCGCGCGTGCTCTGGCAGCCCGCCCAAGGCTGATCGTGGCGGACGAGCCGCTTTCGGGCGCGGATGTTTCGATCCGGGGACAAATCCTCAACCTCCTGTTGCAACTCAAGGAAGAGGACGATCTCGCCCTGCTGTTCATCACTCACGACATCTCCATCGCCGAAGTCTTCGCCGACCGGGTGCTCGTGATGCATCGCGGCGTGGTGGTGGAGGAAGGCCGCGCCGCGGAGGTGCTGAGCAATCCCGCCCACGACTATACGCGAATGATGAAAGCGGCCGTGCCCTCCATCCGGCTTCTGGACGAATTGGAAGCTGCTTCCGCCTGAGCGGCGGCAGCCCAAGACCCGCGGAAATCAAGGAAAAACCATGCGCGCCAATCAGAGGCAGATCAAGATCGGCCTTTATGCCACGTCCACCGGCTCCAACTCGTCGGCCTGGCGGCATCCGAACGCTGTCGCCGATCTCGCCGCAAATATGAAGGCCGAAATCCGCATGGCTCAGATGGCGGAGCGGGCGCTGATGGACTTTGTTTTCCTTGCGGATTCCACGACCATGCGAGGCCATGCCTGGGATCTGCTTGCCCGTGGATCGCACAGCTACGTCGCGCAATTCGAGCCCGTGACGCTGCTTTCGGCGCTCGCCGCCGTGACCGAGCATATCGGCCTCGTGGCGACGTCCAACACCACATATGAGGAACCCTATTCCCTGGCGCGCCGCTTCGCATCCCTTGACCTCCTGAGCGGCGGCCGCGCGGGCTGGAACCTGGTGACATCCTCCAATCTCGAGGAAGCCACGAATTTCAACACCGCAGAGCATCCTAACCATGCCAAGCGCTACGAGCGCGCCCTCGAATTCGCCGAGGTATGCCGCAAGCTCTGGTTCACATGGGACGAGAACGCCTTTCCGCGGGACAAGCAAGGCGGCCTGTTCTTTGATCCGGGCAAGCTCAGGCTAGCCTCGCATCAGGGCGAGCATTTCTCCGTACGCGGCCCCCTCAATGTTCCGCCTTCGCCGCAACGTCACCCCGTCATGGTGCAAGCCGGCGCGTCGGAGCCCGGCAAGGATATGGCTGCGCGATTGGCGGAGGTCATTTTTACCAGCCAGGACACGCTCGAGAGGGCACAAGCCTTTTATGCCGATGTGAAGGGGCAGATGGCCCAATACGACCGAAGGCCCGAAGAGCTTTTGATCATGCCGGGCGTCACCATTTACGTGGCCTCCACAGAAGCGGAAGCGAACGCCAAGAAGGAGGAGGTACTTGCTTTGGTGGACCCGATCGTGGGCCGCAGCATGCTCCAGCACATGATGGAAGATGTGCTCGATCTCTCGAAATACGGCGACGACGATCTTTTGCCGCTCGACATGCCCATCACCAAAGGTAACCGCAGCTACCAGCAGCGCTATCTGCAGATGACACGAGAAGGCAAGACTGTCCGCGACATCTACCAGAGCGTCGCCTCCATCGGCTACCGGGTGATTGGAACGCCCGAACAGGTTGCCGACGAACTGCAGCGCTGGTTCGAGGGCGAGGCAGCCGACGGGTTCATCTACATGATGGATTATTTCCCGGACTCGCTTTCCGACTTCATCGAATACGTGATGCCAGAATTGCAGAAGCGCGGGCTTTATCGCGACGCCTACGCGGCCTCGACGCTAAGGGAAAATCTGGGGCTTGCCCTGCCTCTCCCACCACAAGGCCTCGGCGCGCCGGTGTCCTCGACCCGCGAGCAGACGGACCGCTCCCGGCAAATCAATTGAACTGCGGGATCGCTGGCGCGGCCATCCCCCATGCACGCAAGAAAAGGGACTGACCTTGAAAAACAAAATGCACCTCGCTTCCTTCATTTACCCGCCGGTCGGTAACCATGGCGCCTGGCGGATGAAAGAATCGCGGCCGGAGATGGATCTCGACATCAACGCCCATGTGGAAGCGGCGCGGCTGGCGGAAGCCGCCAAGATGGACACCATCTTTTACGCCGACACCATGGCGATCAAGCGCAGCAACAATCTCCACCGAGGCGACACCTATGGCGGCGTCCAACCCGATGCCATGGCGCTGGAACCGCCAACGCTGCTTGCAGCCTTGGCCATGGTAACCAAGCATATCGGCCTCGCCGCGACCGCAAGCACGACTTACAACGAGCCCTTCAACATCGCCCGCCGCTTCGCCACGCTGGATCACATCAGCCGTGGCCGGGCAGGCTGGAATCTCGTGACCTCGCAGAATGACAACGAAGCGGCCAACTTCCGCGCCGGCGACCACATGGACCATGCCGACCGCTACGAGCGGGCTGCCGAGTTTTTCGAGGTCGTGAGCAAGCTATGGGACACTTGGGACGCGGGCGCCGTTACGCGGGACAAAGAAAGCGGGGTTTATTTCGACATCTCGAAGATGCATTTCGCTGACCATCACGGTAAGCATTTCGATGTTCGCGGGCCGCTCAACATCGATACGCCGCCTCAAGGCTATCCGGTGATTTTTCAAGCCGGATCGTCGGGGGTGGGCAAGGAGCTTGCCGCGCGAACGGCCGATGTGGTGTTCACCGCGCAGAACGACATTGCGGCCGCACTCACCTTCCGGAAAGATCTGAACCAGCTTCTGGCGAAATACGGACGCAAGCCGGGCGACCTGAAGGTGCTGGTCGGCTTCGGTCCAACGGTCGGCGACACCGAGCAATCTGCGCATGCCTTGGCCCAGCGCATGCAGGACCTGATTCCCGACGACCAGGCGATCAGCGCGTTGCTGCACATATCGGGCGGGCTCGACCTTCGCCAGTTCCCCCTTGACGGTCCGCTGCCCGATCTGCCGCCCGCCAACACCGCCAAGGGGCGGCAGGATCTCGTCGTGGCGCTTGCCAAGCGAGACAACCTGACGCTGAGACAGGTCGCCAAGCGCTGGGCCGATGGCCAGGGCCACCTGATGAAGGTCGGCACACCCGAACAGGTGGCCGACATGATGGAAGAATGGGTGAATGCCGGCGCATGCGATGGCTTCGTGGTGAAATATTCACATTTCCCCGGCGGCGTTTACGACTTCATGCAAGGCGTTATCCCCGAGCTGCAGCGACGCGGTTCGTTTCGTACCGAGTACGAAGGCAAGACATTGCGCGACCATCTCGGTCTGCAACGGCGCGGCCGCAACGCCTGATCCGCAACCGACAATCGGGCGCCTTTCCAGCGCCCGACTATCGGCTGAAAGGCCAGTCGTCGATCTGTCCCCACTGCTCAGGTTCCGAGATGAGCGCGGCCAGACAGGCTGTCTCGGCTCATTGTTCATGATGGATGGAATCGAGCATGCATTGTCGAGACAACACTCTGGAGCGAGCCCGCCAAGACAAAGCGCTTTGCAAATCTGAACCCCGCCGTGCCGGCAGTGTCGCCTGCTCGCGGGTGATGCGTGAACGCTTCCGATCGGGCGCGACTTGGAATTTGGTATGCCAAAATTTCAAATATGCAGATGAATGACCGCGCAAGGCGCACAAGAAAAACCTATCGCCTCTTATAAAATACCGAAAAACTCTTGTTTTCTGTCACATTTTCCTTGCGAAACTCAGTTGATCGGCCGAGTATCTTGGCATATTGGTATACCAAAATATGAAACCTTATAGAGGGAAGTCGATGTCTGAGATGCGAGATCGCGTCTATGCGGCGGCGGGGTTCGGGGGCTCTGCCGGCCGCGGTCAGAAGCCGGCCGTTCTGGTCGTCGACTTCACCTATGGCTTTACGGACCCGCAATACCCAACGGGCGCGGATATGAGCGACGCGGTCGCCGCGACTCGTAAGCTGGTCGACCTCGCGCGGAGCGCCGGGCATCCCGTCATCTTCACAACGATCAGCTATACCGATGCCGAGATCCCCGCTCTTCCCTGGCTCAAGAAGGCCACGGGCATGGCAGCCCTGAAAGCTGGAACGCGACTCGTGGATCTCGACGACCGGCTTGGGCGGCGCGATGACGAAGCCTTGATCGTCAAACACGGTGCCTCGGCCTTCCATGGCACGAATCTGTGTGCGTTGTTGTCTTCCAGGCAGGTGGATACGTTGATCGTGACGGGAGCGACCACGAGCGGCTGCGTGCGCGCCAGCGTGGTGGATGCCGTGCAGAACGGCTTCAACGTTCTTGTGCCGCGCGACTGCGTGGCAGATCGCGCTTCCGGGCCGCACGACGCCAATATCTTCGATATCCAGCAGAAATACGCAGATGTCGTCTCACTAGAAGAAGCGCTTATCCTTCTCTCCAGAGAAGCTTGATTCCAATCATAACAAATATAAAGAGGGATTCATGAACACTCTATCAAAAAAATCCAAGATCTCGTTTCAATCACCTTTTGACGTAAAGGCTCCAGATGGCGCGGAAGGGTGGCAAAGCCTTTACCGTTACTACGCTCTTATTAGCGAAGAGCGCCGTGGATTTGAAGAATCCAAGTTCTGGTTCTTCGACGGAATGCACAATCCGGAGCCGTTATATCCGTTCGACACGATCATGACGGACAATTGGTGGGTTGCCGCAAGCCAGATGTCGAGTCGCGTTTGGGCGCTGCCGCCAGCGATCGGCATCGATCACCGTGTGATCAACGGTTATCTTTATGTCAGCCCCAATGCGGTAACCGATCCCCAGAAGATCCTCGAACGGCAAGATTACTTCACCCGTCGGGCCGGCCATTATTTCGAGAACTGGGACGATATCTTTGAGAAGTGGAAGACCAAATCGCAGGACTGTATCGCTCGTCTGCGTGCGATGGAATTCAAGCCGCTTCCCGAATACGAGCCCGAAGAAAGCGTTACCGGTCATAAAGGTCGCTATTCGTCGCTCAATCTTCTGTCGTCCTACAACAGGCTGATCGAGAATATGCTTGAAATGGGGTCCTACCATTTCGAGATGCTCAACCTGGGTTATGGCGCCTATCTCACGTTCCGCGATTTCTGCCAGAGCGTGTTTCCCGGAATCGCGGACCAGACCATCACCGACATGGTCTCGGGCATCGACATTCTTCTGTTCCGGCCCGACGACGAGCTGCGCAAGCTGTCCCAGCTCGCGGTCGATCTCGGGCTGACCGAGGTTCTATCTCGGGACGGCAAGCCAGACGACCTGCTCGCCGCCTTGTCCAAGGAGCCGCGTGGCGCCGAATGGATCCAGGCGCTCGAAGCCGCCAAGGATCCTTGGTTCTGGTATTCCACGGGTTCAGGCTATTGTCATGCCGATCCGGTGTGGATGACGGACCTGCGCCTGCCCTTCACGGCGATCAAGGGCTATATCGAAGCGATCCAGCGCCACGAGGATGTGCGCCGTCCGCTCGAGAGGATCCTGGAGCGCCGCGAGCAGGTCACGGCCGAATACCGTGCCCTGCTGCCGACCGACGAGGATCGCGAATCCTTCGACAGTCTGATTGCGCTTGCGCGCAAGGTTTTCCCCTTTGTCGAAGATCACAATTTTTACGTCGAGCACCTGCACCATTCGATCTTCTGGTCGAAGGTCCGTGAATTGGGCGACCTTTTCGTGGCGCATGGCTTCTTCGACACCAACGAGGATATTTTCTACCTTCATCGCCACGAGATTCATGACGCGCTCTACGACCTTATCATCGGCTGGGCTGTCGGCACGCCGCCCCGAGGCGAGCAGTACTGGCGCCCGATCATTGCCGAGCGCCGCCGTATCCGCGATATCCTGGCGCAGTGGACGCCGCCGCCGGCACTCGGCACGCCCCCGGACACGATTACAGAGCCGCTGACGATCATGCTTTGGGGTATTACCCAAGAAACGATCGAGGAATGGCTGGGCGTTGATCTCGATTCGGCGACCGAGTTCAAGGGCGTTGCGGCTTCAGCCGGCAAGGTGACGGGCAAGGCGCGGGTGGTTTCCGATCCCGACCAGCTTTACGACATCCAGAACGGCGAGATCCTTGTTTGCCGCATCACGGCGCCTTCCTGGGCTCCGGTGTTTCCACGCATCAAGGCAGCTGTTTCCGATGTCGGCGGCATGATGGCTCACACCGCCATCATTTGTCGGGAATATGGTTTGCCGGCGGTTGTCGGAACTGGCTTTGCCACCGCCCGCATCAGGACGGGAGATACCATCGAGGTGGATGGCAATCTCGGCATTGTGCGGATCGTGGAAGGTGCCGCAAGATGAATGCGCAGCCTTATATTCTCTGGCTCGACGATCCGCAGTCGGCAAATCATCCCTCGCTAGGCGGCAAGTTCTCGAGTCTCGCTGAATCAACGCGGGCCGGGCTGCCGGTGCCTCCGGGCTTCGGAATCACGACACATGCCTATCGTGAATTCATGCGCGTCACCGGGCTGGAAGAGGAAGCATGGCGCGTTCGCGCGATTTCCACGACGCTGGATCCCTCGCAGATCGCCTCCGAGACGGGCAAGCTGATCGATGGTATCCTTCATGCGCCCTTGCCCGCAGGTCTCCTGGAGGCGGTGACATCCGCTTACGCGGAGCTGCAGAAGCGGAGCGGCATCGACGGACTGCCCGTCGCGGTGCGCTCCAGCGGTGAATCGGAAGATCTCGCCGGTGCGAGCTTTGCCGGACAATACGAGACCTTCCTATGGATCACCGGTGCAGATGCCGTTGTGGAGCACATGCGCCGCTGCTGGGCGGGCATGTATGGCGCGACCGTCCTGTCCTACCGCCACGAAGGCGAGCTTGTCGTGGCAAAGGGCGACTTCGCGATCTGCGTGGGCGTTCAGCAGATGGTAGAGGCACGCGCGGCCGGTGTGATGTTCACGCTCGACCCGCTGACCGGCGACCGGTCGAAGATTTCGATCGAAGCCTGTTGGGGTCTTGGTGAAGGTGTGGTGAAGGGCGATATCACGCCCAGCCAATACCTCGTCGACAAGGTCGTACTGACCATCCTGAGGCGCAAGCTTTCGCATCAGGAGCACGAATATCGCTTTGCCCGCGATGCCGGCTCGGTGGGCCTGCTCCCGGTCGAAGCGGAGCGCGCTGATGCCCCCTGCCTGAGCGACGAGGAGGTCATCGCGCTGGGGCGCCTGGCCAAGAGCATCGAAGTCGGCCGCGGTGCCCCGCAGGACATCGAATGGGCGATTGGCGCGGATGGCACGATCGCCGTGCTGCAGGTACGACCCGAAACGGTATGGAGCAGCAAGCCGGCACGACCGGTGGCACAGATCAAGTCGTCGATCAACCATGTCCTGATGCGTATGTCGGGATCGACGGCGCAGGGTAACCGCTGCGAATGAAGGCATCCGACTTCCTTTTTCATCGACCCTCGACTGTCGAAGAAGCGGTGGGCCTGCTGGCTGAATACAATGGCGATGCCCGTATTCTCGCCGGCGGACAAAGCCTAATGCCGATGATGAATCTGCGCCTCGCCCGCCCTGCGTCCCTGATCGACATCTGCGATCTGGAAGCGCTGAAGGAAATTCGGGTGGAAGGTGAGGAAACGGTTCTTGGCGCCATGGTGCGCTATCGCCGGATCGAGGAAGACCCGGTGATCGCCGAGCGGTTGCCGGCCTTGCCGCACCTGCTTCACTGGGTAGGAGATCGTCAGGTGCGCAATCGCGGCACGATTGGTGGAGCACTGGTTCAGGCCGATCCGACGGGAGAAATGGCGCTTGCGGCAATCGTGCTTGGCGCGCGCTTGAAGGTCACCGGGCGCCGGGGCACGCGCATCCTCCCTGCCGAGGGCTTTTACATCGGGAGCTACGCCACCGCCTTGGCTCGCGACGAGATGGTGCTTGAAGTGATCTATCCGCGCCAGCCGCGCTTGTTCAGCTTCTTCGAGGTCAATCGCCGGCACAACGATTTCGCCGTGGTGTCGGTTTTCGCGGTGGGAGACCGCGACGAGACGGGCGCCTGGTCGGGAATCCGGATCGGGCTCGGCGGCGTGGATGAGACGCCCGTGCTGGCGCATGAAGCCATGCGGGCTCTCTTCGGCGGCGATTTGACCGACGAGGCGATCCAAGCGGCGGCCGACGCAGCGGCGGCTGAGATCAATCCGGCAAGCGATATTCGCGCCTCCGAGGATTACCGGCGACACCTGGCCAGGATCTACGTGGCGCGCGCCTTGCGGGCCCTGAGAAATGGCGGCGTCGCCGCTGAAAGAGAGACAGTGTGAGGTTCAACCAGGCGTTTGAAGTCAGTCAGCCGAAAGAGCGGGTCTGGAGCTTCCTCGACGATCCCAAGCTGGTCGCCAAATGCGTGCCGGGAGTGGAGTCGGTGGAGGAAATCGAGCCTGACACGT
Proteins encoded in this region:
- a CDS encoding ABC transporter substrate-binding protein; the protein is MAYSKSRAWRGQTRAMNGGVCRTGILGVATAAGLMLTGAALAQQTPPKAGGTVIIGMTEPVNVNPDLSTNYPNQLVGCMIYEGLVQVSRDATIEPLLAESWNVSEDGKTYSFKLKKTNWQDGKPFTSADVKFTIEKISSKFAPVFASAASVISGIETPDERTVIFKLKESFGPFLMSLACPQGGAIMPAHLFHGSENDPAKNAASSTAPVGTGPFKLTEWKRGDFLRLQANRDYHVKDRPYLREVIIRHIPQATSRLQALRASEIDFVPGYFVPPSDYGVVSGTKGLKLENSGFAPGAKMLFLNTTVEPLNRKEVRHALMRATDRAFLYKNVWFNTGGIGRMPFTSKIEWAADKEIDYATQYPFDIEAAKTALDKANLPVGADGTRFKLTFVYNPEYGDVAQAAQAIKSMWSQVGVDVRLIAVEGSAYGERIFTQKNYDMTMIGYTSYGDPALGVARIFVSGAIGQPFGNASLYSNSGVDDLFQRGRSASDLKQRGIFYKQVQKILADELPVLTLQEYQHEDAARSALKDVWGGQGYGRWSNAWLDE
- a CDS encoding ABC transmembrane type-1 domain-containing protein; translated protein: MQTNTSSTAAIEMPPRGRIAQFGASLGGFLLRRLLWAIPVILAIIVFNFILTRLAPGDPLTAIIGEYPVPPDYAARIRAELGLDQPILLQLLQYLARLLRGDFGYSFANREAVLPIILNRSANTLTLMIPGLIFASALGILFARLSLKLRRRSADGLLTALSLFGFSVPVFWFGQILILLFAVELAWFPAQGMFSMRTRLSPPMDFLSHWALPGFVITIYYAAIVARVAQASMKEAVTGDFVMTAMSKGASERRVFWRHVFPNALIPIASVIGNNFGLALTGAILVETVFAWPGVGSLFMQAIVSRDYPTMQGIFILAGTAVVLSNILTDLLYSIIDPRVHQ
- the gsiD gene encoding Glutathione transport system permease protein GsiD; the encoded protein is MIAALSLNRTVLRLSVSLTALASIGVILLLIATATLGGSFFSSSDINISPSALAAPSEAHPMGTDELGRDVLAMIVHGARVSLYVGFSAAFVATVLGSLIGALAGFYGGKVDMAVMRITEIFQSLPNFVLAALVVAMLGAGESRVIIVIAALAWPQTARLMRSEVLRVKQRDFVNAARCLGKSEATILLKEIIPNCLATVAALGTLIIAEAILLEASLSFFGLTDPDTISWGALLTSGQRFIYQAWWLSVFPGLAIFITVLAFNLFGESLRQALDPKG
- a CDS encoding putative Glutathione import ATP-binding protein GsiA (Evidence 3 : Putative function from multiple computational evidences); the protein is MLQKNPTASSDMLLSLSDLTVEYHVGQRHVQAITDAFVEVGRGEGVGIVGESGSGKSTLVRVLTGLLPSQARITSGRMSFDGATVHPNDMRALQKLRGRGMAMIFQDPLSFLNPLLSIGSQISEAVMLNHPEENRKRRVCELLDMVHLPLRCIDSYPHELSGGMRQRALIAIALACRPKLLIADEPTTALDVTTQAEILALLKEIRREIGMSVLLISHDMGVVSALCDHIYVMYRGNTIETGTQADVLLRPSHGYTRALIYAARSMKGPDGRFLTLKDPTLDPAEETAPVAELEGVRSSIEAIDAEAAELKAAKPISTARPVARLVRDAPILEIKDASRTYRLKNGEKVAALKPTNLTIRPGEIVALVGESGSGKSTLAKIALSLEQPDSGDVILAGTSARQLSTAELRRRRLEVQPVFQDPSAAFNPRRSVAEALKEAVRCRADRPTDPSAAAIEALERVGLAPGEAYLKRFPHELSGGQRQRLGLARALAARPRLIVADEPLSGADVSIRGQILNLLLQLKEEDDLALLFITHDISIAEVFADRVLVMHRGVVVEEGRAAEVLSNPAHDYTRMMKAAVPSIRLLDELEAASA